In Humulus lupulus chromosome 6, drHumLupu1.1, whole genome shotgun sequence, a single genomic region encodes these proteins:
- the LOC133784531 gene encoding ubiquitin carboxyl-terminal hydrolase 9-like, translated as MLMRFFCLQRFMNIRFFDIWKTPQSYWLQLRRMTTYRLSKNVVGRSRVEIIHRPHEKCPSDSVKGCQGKLIGTPFVTYLKEPICGANVEAAVTRLLSPLMRTRPSVKLQNGKENGFEKEVIEEPSNSYNSKNLSMDDAEVEENPVKRYFCVESSKF; from the exons ATGCTGATGAGATTCTTCTGCTTGCAGAG GTTTATGAACATAAGATTTTTCGATATTTGGAAAACCCCTCAGAGCTATTGGCTCCAATTAAGGAGGATGAccacttatagactttctaaaaACGTCGTGGGAAGATCCAGAGTTGAAATAATTCATCGACCACATGAAAA GTGCCCATCAGACAGTGTTAAGGGTTGTCAGGGAAAGCTTATCGGTACCCCTTTTGTTACTTATTTAAAAGAGCCAATATGTGGAGCCAATGTTGAAGCCGCTGTTACTAGATTGTTGTCACCTTTGATGAGAACGCGTCCTTCAGTTAAGCTCCAGAATGGTAAGGAAAATGGATTTGAAAAAGAGGTTATTGAAGAACCGTCAAACAGCTACAATTCTAAGAACCTGTCAATGGATGATGCAGAAGTAGAGGAAAATCCAGTGAAGCGTTATttctgtgttgaaagtagtaaattttag